One genomic segment of Cardinium endosymbiont of Philonthus spinipes includes these proteins:
- a CDS encoding ankyrin repeat domain-containing protein, with amino-acid sequence MKKTYMRCRVGLFAGLISFNALASCANTERTLGMGLCQSKETKKQRELERQYKDQMKKLNNRSSINKDSWYNSKSCYATIAGTATSVITGLLWYLYYNVPSESTTEPTMANTTMPFPGNGTTNVVADGAPLAPVVNTTMAYVGNAIATAATAATTVLPTVGLIAVLKNGTNSVVMPSMSDTNTIRNKNTPKLSNIKPITILSQEIIDDIIVKNGFSTGRIEHWLNQGLHIDAKDEEGRTLLMEAVNSNSFTAIVFLMGKGANVNEQDNRENTPLMYAIHRKLEEIAEFLVTYGATPCKKNIDGRPSQSDIEPLNAKLLEEKFKKCS; translated from the coding sequence ATGAAAAAAACATATATGCGTTGTAGAGTGGGATTATTTGCCGGATTAATCAGTTTCAATGCATTAGCTTCTTGTGCAAACACAGAACGAACACTAGGAATGGGGCTGTGTCAGTCAAAAGAAACAAAAAAACAGAGGGAATTAGAGCGGCAATATAAGGATCAAATGAAGAAACTTAATAATAGGTCTTCTATTAATAAAGATTCATGGTATAACTCGAAAAGCTGCTATGCAACAATAGCAGGAACAGCAACATCAGTAATAACAGGACTGTTATGGTATTTATATTATAATGTGCCATCAGAATCTACCACAGAGCCCACAATGGCAAATACAACAATGCCCTTCCCAGGAAACGGAACGACAAATGTAGTAGCTGATGGAGCACCACTAGCACCAGTAGTAAACACAACGATGGCCTACGTAGGAAATGCAATTGCAACTGCGGCAACAGCTGCTACAACAGTCTTACCTACGGTAGGTCTAATTGCAGTATTAAAAAATGGTACCAATTCTGTAGTTATGCCTTCTATGTCGGATACAAATACTATACGAAATAAGAATACTCCAAAATTGTCCAATATTAAACCAATTACTATCCTAAGTCAGGAAATCATAGATGATATTATAGTAAAGAATGGGTTTTCGACAGGAAGAATAGAACATTGGCTTAATCAAGGTCTGCATATAGATGCCAAAGATGAAGAAGGGCGTACCCTGTTAATGGAAGCAGTAAATAGTAACTCGTTCACTGCAATTGTATTTCTAATGGGTAAGGGTGCGAATGTGAATGAACAAGACAATAGGGAAAATACACCCCTAATGTATGCTATACACCGTAAACTCGAAGAGATCGCTGAATTCTTAGTAACATATGGCGCAACTCCGTGTAAAAAAAATATAGACGGTAGGCCTTCACAGTCTGATATAGAGCCACTTAACGCAAAATTATTGGAAGAAAAATTCAAAAAATGTTCATAA
- the recG gene encoding ATP-dependent DNA helicase RecG, whose protein sequence is MDHFFSRDITLLTGPDKAQLLKDELGIHTYEDLLKHYPFRYEDRNNQSTVAALTPTTPGVQLQGYIKSLQKIDKGKKRLVALFEDNTGQLELIWFHNFSWIIKKIKPNVCYRVWGKPVFLPNGQKQLIHPEVVFYVENQEQKNSLVPLYHSTEKLKRNHLDTKGIAYFQKKLLSQLNTVIEETLPDYLLARYQLISLKGALHNIHFPSDPAALKQAQRRLKFEELFYLQLKLFKVRGVRVEKQTGKVFNNVSLLHTFYHNHLPFHLTNGQKEAIREIYRDLSSGKQMNRLLQGDVGSGKTIVAFLAMLVVIASKAQVAIMAPTEILAKQHLERFHIFAQQLNLNIALLTGSTKKKEREHVLYRLKVGLLHIIVGTHALLSDEVVFHELGFFIIDEQHRFGVAQRAGLLTKNQVYAPHILIMTATPIPRTLAMTFYGDLDLSTIYELPAGRQPIKTHHYYENARLKVFQFVREQLLLGRQVYIVYPLIEASAALDYSNLMAGYESVSRAFPNVPIGIIHGKMDSAAKDMEMKRFEKNETHILVTTTVIEVGVNVPNATIMLIESAERFGLSQLHQLRGRVGRGSAQSYCILMTDYRLNKAGKERMETMVKTNNGFEIAELDLKLRGPGDLMGLQQSGVLNLKIADLSKDTATLEVARKLAKHIIQQDPPLQHPANLPICKEYARLLAAAGEWNKIG, encoded by the coding sequence ATGGATCATTTTTTCTCTAGAGATATAACACTGCTTACAGGACCAGATAAAGCACAGTTGCTTAAGGATGAATTGGGTATACATACCTATGAAGACCTTTTAAAACATTATCCATTCCGATACGAAGACCGAAACAACCAGTCTACTGTCGCGGCATTAACACCAACTACTCCCGGTGTGCAATTGCAAGGATACATCAAAAGCTTGCAAAAAATAGATAAAGGCAAAAAAAGACTGGTAGCGCTGTTTGAAGACAATACAGGACAATTAGAACTAATATGGTTTCATAACTTTTCTTGGATTATAAAAAAAATTAAACCAAACGTATGCTACCGCGTTTGGGGCAAACCTGTTTTTTTACCGAATGGTCAAAAACAACTGATCCACCCAGAAGTTGTTTTTTATGTTGAAAATCAAGAACAAAAAAACAGTTTGGTTCCTTTATACCATAGCACAGAAAAGTTAAAACGCAATCATCTAGACACTAAAGGGATTGCCTACTTCCAAAAGAAGCTATTGAGCCAGCTTAATACAGTTATAGAAGAAACCTTACCAGACTATTTATTGGCGCGCTATCAACTTATCTCTTTAAAGGGGGCGTTGCACAACATTCATTTTCCAAGTGATCCAGCAGCATTAAAACAAGCCCAAAGAAGACTTAAGTTTGAGGAGTTGTTCTATCTGCAATTAAAATTGTTTAAGGTAAGAGGGGTTCGTGTGGAAAAACAAACTGGTAAAGTTTTTAATAATGTATCATTGTTACATACATTTTACCACAACCATTTGCCTTTTCATTTAACAAATGGCCAAAAGGAGGCCATTAGAGAAATTTACCGTGATTTAAGTTCTGGTAAGCAGATGAATAGGCTTTTGCAAGGTGATGTGGGCAGTGGTAAAACAATTGTTGCTTTTCTGGCTATGTTGGTGGTAATAGCCAGTAAAGCACAAGTAGCCATTATGGCACCTACTGAAATTTTGGCCAAACAGCATTTGGAGCGTTTTCATATTTTTGCCCAGCAATTGAATTTAAATATTGCTTTGCTTACAGGAAGTACCAAAAAGAAAGAAAGGGAACATGTTTTATATCGACTCAAGGTAGGCCTACTGCATATTATAGTGGGCACGCATGCTTTGCTGAGTGATGAGGTTGTGTTTCATGAACTGGGTTTTTTTATAATAGATGAACAACACCGTTTTGGCGTAGCACAACGTGCCGGTCTCTTAACTAAAAACCAAGTGTATGCGCCCCATATACTCATTATGACTGCTACACCTATTCCAAGAACTTTAGCTATGACTTTTTATGGAGACTTGGACCTTTCTACCATTTATGAGCTTCCAGCAGGGAGACAGCCCATTAAGACGCACCATTACTATGAAAATGCTCGGTTAAAGGTTTTTCAATTTGTAAGGGAACAACTCTTATTGGGCAGGCAGGTGTATATTGTTTACCCCCTGATTGAAGCTTCTGCTGCATTGGATTATAGCAATCTAATGGCTGGTTATGAATCTGTTTCTAGGGCTTTTCCCAATGTTCCTATAGGGATTATTCATGGTAAAATGGATAGTGCGGCTAAGGACATGGAAATGAAGCGTTTTGAGAAAAATGAGACACATATTCTGGTTACAACAACTGTTATAGAGGTAGGTGTCAATGTACCCAATGCAACAATCATGTTGATAGAAAGTGCAGAGCGATTTGGATTGTCCCAGTTGCATCAGTTGCGTGGAAGGGTCGGTCGTGGTAGTGCGCAGTCCTACTGTATTTTAATGACAGATTACCGTTTAAATAAAGCAGGAAAAGAACGGATGGAGACTATGGTTAAAACAAATAATGGATTTGAGATAGCGGAACTAGATCTTAAACTTCGTGGCCCAGGAGATCTAATGGGATTGCAACAAAGTGGCGTTCTAAACTTAAAAATAGCTGACTTATCTAAAGATACTGCTACTTTAGAAGTAGCACGTAAGCTGGCCAAACATATTATTCAACAAGACCCACCATTGCAACACCCTGCCAACTTGCCAATTTGTAAAGAATATGCTAGATTGCTTGCTGCAGCTGGAGAGTGGAATAAAATAGGGTAA
- a CDS encoding carboxypeptidase M32, translating to MSLYENFVERFSHVRLLHQIEALLGWDQQTYMPAGAIDMRAKQLAYIAGLAHREATSSSYRDALAQMIDIDTESIKLEGLSLTAQSNLKQWCKDFKKTIKLPQDFVKAYYATTTTATEVWKKAKQTANFDLFSPWLQKVVDLNREKANLLGYVDGPYDALIDLYEPGVTAATLSTLFSDLASFLSDIVGKTNGKDSPYNCYFDHPFAQETQMQFGYLLLKAMGIGHENSRLDCAAHPFCSGIHPSDVRLTTHLDGGLLEHIFAVLHEGGHALYELGLPKEEWATPAGQAVSMGLHESQSRWWEVMVGKSLPFWSYIYPKLQSQFPALKELSLANFYRHINHVQASYIRIHADEVTYPLHIILRFELEKQLIEGTIKASDVPQIWNAKMKELLGITPRNDAEGCLQDIHWSSGSFGYFPTYALGNIYAAQYFDAFVRSFPDWETQVAHGSFAFIKDWLHEHIHQFGRMYDAQESIKRVTGNPLSVQPYKDYIMRKYKDIITG from the coding sequence ATGTCGCTATACGAAAATTTTGTAGAGAGATTTAGCCATGTTCGATTGCTTCATCAGATAGAAGCACTTCTGGGATGGGATCAGCAAACCTATATGCCTGCTGGTGCTATTGATATGCGTGCCAAGCAGCTTGCTTATATTGCTGGCCTAGCGCATAGGGAAGCAACGAGTAGCAGCTACCGCGATGCCCTAGCGCAGATGATTGATATAGATACAGAAAGCATTAAATTGGAAGGGTTATCTTTAACAGCGCAATCCAATCTTAAGCAGTGGTGTAAGGACTTTAAAAAAACAATCAAGTTGCCCCAAGATTTTGTTAAAGCATACTATGCGACCACCACTACTGCAACAGAAGTATGGAAAAAGGCTAAGCAAACTGCCAATTTTGACTTGTTCAGCCCATGGCTTCAAAAGGTTGTAGACCTGAATCGGGAAAAAGCTAATCTATTGGGCTATGTAGATGGCCCATATGATGCGCTGATCGATTTGTATGAGCCGGGTGTAACTGCTGCTACTTTATCTACTCTTTTTTCTGATTTAGCAAGCTTTTTGTCTGATATTGTAGGTAAAACAAATGGAAAAGACAGCCCGTATAACTGCTATTTTGACCATCCTTTTGCACAAGAAACCCAAATGCAATTTGGCTATTTGCTTTTAAAGGCTATGGGAATTGGCCATGAAAACAGTAGGTTAGATTGTGCTGCGCATCCTTTTTGTTCTGGCATACATCCTTCTGATGTAAGGCTGACCACTCACTTAGATGGTGGATTGTTGGAGCATATTTTTGCTGTGCTACATGAAGGTGGCCATGCATTGTATGAGTTGGGTTTGCCTAAAGAGGAGTGGGCTACTCCTGCTGGTCAGGCCGTTTCTATGGGGTTGCATGAAAGCCAATCCAGGTGGTGGGAGGTAATGGTGGGTAAGTCTTTGCCCTTTTGGTCCTATATCTATCCTAAACTTCAAAGTCAGTTTCCTGCTCTTAAAGAATTGTCTCTTGCTAATTTTTATCGACACATCAATCATGTACAAGCTTCCTATATCCGCATTCATGCCGATGAAGTAACCTATCCATTGCATATTATTCTTAGATTTGAACTGGAAAAACAATTGATAGAAGGAACCATTAAGGCATCAGATGTTCCCCAGATCTGGAATGCTAAGATGAAAGAACTTTTAGGTATTACACCTAGAAATGATGCGGAAGGCTGCTTGCAGGATATTCATTGGTCTTCAGGTTCTTTTGGTTATTTTCCAACCTATGCATTGGGGAATATTTATGCAGCCCAATATTTTGATGCCTTTGTACGCTCCTTTCCAGATTGGGAAACACAAGTAGCTCATGGGTCATTTGCATTTATAAAAGACTGGTTGCATGAGCACATTCATCAGTTTGGTAGAATGTATGATGCTCAGGAAAGTATAAAACGTGTCACAGGTAACCCGCTATCTGTACAACCTTATAAGGATTATATTATGAGGAAGTATAAAGATATTATTACTGGATAG
- a CDS encoding FtsL-like putative cell division protein — protein sequence MKENSYKPTKKLTLFGQLEKRLHINSTFLNTPYYLSRLFYLFFLGLLYIWNAHYHEKMLHKLNQLQPMVDSLRVKHMRLQSSYMFDSKQSEVAKKAAQLGIYESKVPPYIIAFSRNATSAGNLHVDPVLKSSRTSSTLRFCAPCLLQIPEHK from the coding sequence ATGAAGGAAAACAGCTATAAGCCTACCAAAAAATTAACTTTGTTTGGTCAATTGGAAAAGAGGCTCCATATAAATAGCACTTTTCTAAATACCCCCTACTACTTATCTCGTTTGTTTTATCTTTTCTTTTTGGGATTGCTTTACATATGGAATGCACATTATCATGAAAAAATGTTGCATAAACTCAACCAACTTCAGCCTATGGTAGATAGCCTTCGTGTAAAACATATGCGGTTGCAATCCAGTTATATGTTTGATAGCAAACAATCAGAAGTAGCCAAAAAAGCGGCGCAGTTAGGTATTTATGAGAGTAAGGTGCCTCCCTATATAATAGCCTTCTCTCGAAACGCTACTTCTGCTGGTAATTTGCACGTCGATCCGGTGCTTAAATCCTCACGTACATCTAGTACGCTGCGGTTTTGCGCTCCGTGTCTCCTACAAATTCCTGAGCATAAGTAG